A stretch of Myroides oncorhynchi DNA encodes these proteins:
- a CDS encoding rhomboid family intramembrane serine protease, producing the protein MGDISIVTLVLLALNGFVTYQGLNDFNFFNKYCFDINQINRGERYRFITAGFLHVDWMHFAFNMLTLYFFADIIIYTSGIFYFLVIYLVSLLVGNVLTYQFYKTKPYYRAVGASGAIMGILYAAIMLNPDMMLGIFFVVPMPAYVFAVGYLLYSLYGMKKNNDGIGHTAHIGGAIAGLVLILIKYPVLLQTEFKLIGILLIPMAILVWMYRSNKLQ; encoded by the coding sequence ATGGGAGATATCTCTATAGTAACCTTAGTGCTTTTGGCATTAAATGGATTCGTAACCTATCAAGGGTTGAATGATTTTAATTTTTTTAATAAGTATTGCTTTGACATTAATCAGATTAATAGGGGGGAGCGTTATCGTTTTATTACAGCTGGTTTTCTACATGTTGATTGGATGCACTTTGCCTTTAATATGTTGACACTGTATTTCTTTGCAGACATCATTATATACACATCAGGCATTTTTTATTTTCTTGTTATCTACCTAGTAAGTCTTTTAGTTGGAAATGTATTGACTTATCAGTTTTATAAAACTAAACCTTATTATCGAGCTGTAGGTGCGTCTGGTGCGATTATGGGGATATTATATGCTGCTATTATGTTAAATCCAGATATGATGTTGGGGATATTCTTTGTAGTACCTATGCCTGCATATGTATTTGCAGTAGGGTATTTATTGTATTCACTTTATGGAATGAAGAAGAATAATGACGGAATAGGACATACGGCTCATATAGGAGGTGCTATAGCAGGTTTAGTATTGATACTGATTAAGTACCCTGTACTTTTACAAACAGAATTTAAGTTGATAGGTATACTGCTTATCCCAATGGCAATCTTAGTTTGGATGTACAGAAGTAATAAACTTCAATAG
- a CDS encoding lysophospholipid acyltransferase family protein, producing the protein MNYIIYIIAYPIIWLISKMPFSLFYFMSDVFYFLLYTVVGYRKKTVRENIRLTMPELSDQEVKRVEKESFKHLCDIFLEMAKTLTISEEDLKKRFTFTNLDTVLEVEKQGKSILMFCAHYANWEWMIILDKYIKFQGYAVYKKLNNPYFDGLFKKMRSRFDTILVEMKETIRVIRQNEVNKNHGIYAFISDQSPMISQANCWQDFMGIEVPVYTGGEALCKKFDMVPMYLKVEYVKRGHYQTTFVPLLKEGESSKDIPNYEITQRFLAEVEKQIRKAPEYYFWTHKRWKHRGNKPENMK; encoded by the coding sequence ATGAATTACATTATATATATAATCGCCTACCCTATAATCTGGTTAATCTCAAAGATGCCTTTTTCTTTATTTTATTTTATGTCTGATGTATTTTACTTTTTATTATACACAGTAGTAGGATATCGAAAAAAAACAGTGCGTGAGAATATTCGCTTGACAATGCCAGAACTATCAGATCAAGAAGTTAAACGTGTTGAAAAAGAATCTTTTAAACACTTATGTGATATCTTTTTAGAAATGGCAAAGACACTGACAATCTCAGAAGAGGACTTAAAAAAGAGATTTACATTTACTAATCTAGACACAGTATTAGAAGTAGAAAAACAAGGTAAAAGTATATTGATGTTCTGTGCACATTATGCGAATTGGGAATGGATGATTATCCTCGATAAATACATTAAATTCCAAGGGTATGCCGTTTATAAAAAATTAAACAATCCTTACTTCGATGGATTATTTAAAAAAATGCGCTCTAGATTTGATACTATATTAGTCGAAATGAAAGAAACTATTCGTGTAATTAGACAAAATGAAGTAAATAAGAATCATGGTATTTATGCTTTTATAAGTGATCAATCACCTATGATAAGTCAAGCCAACTGTTGGCAAGACTTTATGGGAATAGAAGTTCCTGTGTATACAGGTGGTGAAGCACTATGTAAGAAATTCGATATGGTACCGATGTATCTTAAGGTGGAGTATGTAAAAAGAGGACATTATCAAACCACTTTTGTCCCATTACTAAAAGAAGGAGAATCATCAAAAGATATTCCTAACTATGAAATCACACAACGCTTCTTAGCTGAAGTGGAAAAACAGATTAGAAAAGCACCTGAATATTACTTCTGGACACATAAACGATGGAAGCACAGAGGCAATAAACCTGAAAACATGAAATAA
- a CDS encoding TIGR02117 family protein — protein MTYIKKLLKVILMIVVTFIVLILVYFLAARGLSSITVNKKQSEPSEITMYIHTNGMHTDYVFPIKSELIDWSDELKFEHTKSQRTDYDYVALGWGDKGFFLDVEDWAHVKLDIAVNAAFGLGTTAMHTTFLPTITEGEDTRKITISKKQYQALIDYARASFKRDPDGQVINIKTDKVYGMNDSFYEGEGNYSFLHTCNSWANSGLKLAKMRACLWTPFQEGIFRKYE, from the coding sequence ATGACATACATCAAGAAGTTACTTAAAGTAATACTAATGATAGTTGTTACTTTTATTGTACTTATTCTTGTCTACTTTTTGGCTGCTAGAGGTTTATCAAGTATCACTGTTAATAAGAAACAAAGTGAACCAAGTGAAATCACTATGTACATCCATACTAATGGTATGCACACAGACTATGTATTTCCTATTAAATCAGAACTTATAGACTGGAGTGATGAACTAAAGTTCGAGCATACTAAAAGTCAACGTACAGACTATGATTATGTAGCACTAGGTTGGGGAGATAAAGGATTCTTTTTAGATGTAGAAGATTGGGCACACGTTAAACTAGATATTGCAGTGAACGCTGCTTTTGGATTAGGGACTACAGCTATGCATACTACCTTTTTACCCACTATTACAGAAGGAGAAGACACACGTAAGATAACTATTTCTAAAAAACAGTATCAAGCCTTAATAGACTATGCCCGTGCCTCTTTTAAAAGAGATCCTGACGGACAAGTAATCAATATTAAAACTGATAAAGTCTATGGAATGAATGACTCCTTCTATGAGGGAGAAGGTAATTATAGCTTTCTACACACCTGTAATAGTTGGGCTAACTCAGGGTTAAAGTTGGCGAAGATGAGAGCTTGTCTATGGACACCATTCCAAGAAGGAATCTTTAGAAAATATGAATAA